Proteins encoded by one window of Acuticoccus sp. MNP-M23:
- a CDS encoding ABC transporter permease: MSGSPSLWRDFLRSPKAIISAVGALLLIGAAFLAPVLAPHSPFELGTFNLMDSELPPSFMEGGDPRFLLGTDMQGRDVFSAILFGMRISLTVGIAAVAISAGIGTLIGLFAGFYGGFLDSALMRLADVVLSFPTILIALLVAGIARSVAPQTAGGEGAILILIFAIAINEWTQYARTVRGQTMVEKGLDYVKAARVTGVAEGRILSRHILPNILSPVIVIATINLALAVLAEATLSFLGVGMPATSPSLGTLIRIGNENLFSGVWWVVVFPAVALVLLVLFVNLFGDWLRDALNPRID, encoded by the coding sequence ATGAGCGGTTCCCCCTCGCTCTGGCGCGATTTCCTGCGCTCGCCCAAGGCAATCATCTCGGCCGTCGGCGCGCTGCTGCTGATCGGCGCAGCCTTTCTTGCGCCCGTCCTCGCGCCCCACTCGCCATTCGAGCTTGGCACCTTCAACCTGATGGATTCGGAACTTCCGCCGTCCTTCATGGAAGGCGGCGACCCGCGCTTCCTTCTGGGCACCGACATGCAGGGGCGGGACGTGTTCTCCGCCATCCTTTTCGGGATGCGCATCTCGCTCACCGTCGGCATTGCCGCCGTTGCAATCTCGGCCGGCATCGGCACGCTGATCGGCCTTTTCGCCGGCTTTTACGGCGGATTTCTGGACAGCGCGCTGATGCGCCTTGCCGACGTGGTGCTCTCCTTTCCAACTATCCTCATTGCGTTGCTGGTGGCTGGCATCGCGCGGTCCGTCGCGCCGCAGACGGCGGGCGGAGAGGGGGCGATCCTCATCCTGATCTTCGCCATCGCCATCAACGAATGGACGCAGTACGCACGCACCGTGCGCGGCCAGACGATGGTGGAAAAAGGCCTCGATTATGTGAAGGCGGCGCGCGTGACCGGCGTTGCCGAGGGCAGGATCCTGTCCCGCCACATCCTGCCCAACATCCTGTCGCCGGTGATCGTGATTGCCACCATCAACCTGGCGCTGGCGGTGCTTGCGGAAGCGACGCTTTCCTTCCTCGGCGTTGGAATGCCGGCAACCTCGCCGTCGCTGGGGACCCTCATCCGCATCGGCAACGAGAATCTCTTCTCCGGCGTCTGGTGGGTGGTCGTCTTCCCGGCGGTGGCACTGGTTCTGCTGGTCCTCTTCGTAAACCTCTTTGGCGATTGGCTCCGCGATGCCCTCAATCCCCGGATCGACTGA
- a CDS encoding ABC transporter permease, with product MLVFIVRRLAQALVVIFAIAIISFVMFRYVGDPVATMSREDASVTERAELRARLGLDQPVIVQFGDFVSRLSRGDLGISYRNQRPVADMIAERLPATLELVLVATLLSLAIGIPLGVITAVHRTGWLATTVQSVSLVGISVPTFVTGIMLILVFSVTLRWLPSFGRGETVDLGWWTTGLLTVTGLKALILPSVTLALYQMTLIMRLVRAEMIEILSSDYIRFARSRGLPSRSIHYRLALKNGLMPVITITGMQIGGLIAFAVVTETVFQWPGLGLLFIQAVSFADVPVMAAYLLFVGLLFVTLNALVDITYLIVDPRLRTSRP from the coding sequence ATGCTCGTCTTCATAGTCCGCCGCCTTGCGCAGGCGCTGGTGGTAATCTTCGCGATCGCCATCATCTCCTTCGTGATGTTCCGGTACGTCGGCGACCCCGTCGCCACCATGTCGCGTGAGGACGCGTCTGTCACCGAACGCGCCGAACTGCGGGCCAGACTGGGGCTCGATCAGCCCGTAATCGTCCAGTTCGGTGATTTCGTCTCGCGCCTGTCGCGCGGCGATCTCGGCATTTCCTACCGCAACCAGCGCCCGGTGGCGGACATGATCGCCGAACGGCTGCCCGCCACGCTGGAGCTGGTTCTGGTGGCAACGCTGTTGTCGCTCGCCATCGGCATTCCGCTCGGCGTCATCACCGCCGTCCACCGCACGGGATGGCTCGCGACCACCGTCCAGTCGGTCTCTCTGGTGGGCATCTCGGTGCCCACGTTCGTGACCGGCATCATGCTCATTCTTGTCTTTTCGGTGACGCTGCGCTGGCTGCCCTCGTTCGGGCGCGGCGAAACGGTCGACCTTGGCTGGTGGACCACCGGCCTCCTCACGGTCACCGGCCTCAAGGCGCTGATCCTCCCGTCCGTCACCCTCGCCCTTTACCAGATGACCCTCATCATGCGCCTCGTCCGTGCCGAGATGATCGAGATCCTTTCGTCGGACTACATCCGCTTTGCACGCTCGCGCGGCCTGCCATCCCGGTCGATCCACTATCGTCTTGCGCTGAAGAACGGGCTGATGCCGGTCATCACCATCACGGGGATGCAGATCGGCGGCCTGATCGCTTTCGCGGTGGTGACTGAAACCGTGTTCCAGTGGCCGGGCCTCGGGCTTCTGTTCATTCAGGCCGTGTCGTTCGCGGACGTGCCGGTGATGGCGGCCTATCTCCTCTTCGTCGGCCTCCTGTTCGTGACCCTCAACGCCCTTGTCGACATCACCTATCTCATTGTCGACCCGCGCCTCAGGACCTCCAGACCATGA
- a CDS encoding ABC transporter substrate-binding protein produces the protein MKRTILNLSTAAVALLAASAVSAETLRWANDGDVLTLDPYAHTESLTSSFLHHLYEPLVRRNADLGFEPALATEWELIEPTRARFKLREGVTFHNGNPFTADDVVASITRMIDPDSRARGNLSAVTAAEKVDDLTVDLILTGPTPLLLNDLSGVFMMDKEWMEEHDALTPGNTTTGTVTYASDHANGTGPFKLESRTPDAKTVLTAFDDWWDTPIHNIDTIEFTPIGSDATRVAALLSGEVDVITPAPLQDTARIDGADGVSAIQNPSLRTIMLGLNVGDDELDAAPGSGFNPLKDVKVRKALWQAIDMDAIAAKVMRGKARVAGLMIAPQIAGYVAEDDVKPEYDMDAAKKLLADAGYEDGFTMGLDCPNDRYVNDEEICLAIASMWKNLGVDVKLTTQTKGNHFPKVDNGETDAYMIGWATLPAMDGYSPVRAMLATRDGEMGGNNPNGYSNARVDEIAKLAGEETDDEKRLAMISEAIRIARDEIAFIPLHQQPLAWAARDNVELIQFPDNYFRAWHYKVN, from the coding sequence ATGAAACGAACGATCCTCAACCTTTCGACAGCAGCGGTTGCGCTGCTTGCCGCCAGTGCGGTGTCGGCTGAAACCCTGCGCTGGGCGAACGATGGCGATGTTCTGACCCTCGATCCTTATGCCCACACCGAAAGCCTGACGTCCTCGTTCCTGCATCACCTTTATGAGCCGCTGGTGCGCCGCAACGCCGACCTCGGCTTCGAGCCGGCGCTGGCCACCGAATGGGAGCTGATCGAGCCGACCCGCGCCCGCTTCAAGCTTCGCGAAGGCGTGACCTTCCACAACGGCAACCCCTTCACGGCCGATGACGTGGTGGCCTCCATCACGCGGATGATCGACCCGGATTCGCGTGCGCGCGGCAACCTGTCCGCCGTCACCGCCGCAGAGAAGGTGGACGATCTCACCGTCGACCTCATCCTCACCGGCCCGACGCCGCTTCTTCTCAACGACCTTTCCGGCGTGTTCATGATGGACAAGGAGTGGATGGAGGAGCACGACGCGCTGACGCCGGGCAACACCACCACCGGCACCGTCACCTACGCGTCCGATCACGCCAACGGCACGGGCCCCTTCAAGCTCGAAAGCCGCACGCCGGACGCGAAGACCGTTCTCACCGCCTTCGATGACTGGTGGGACACGCCGATCCACAACATCGACACCATCGAATTCACGCCCATCGGCTCCGACGCCACGCGCGTTGCCGCGCTGCTGTCCGGCGAAGTGGACGTGATCACGCCCGCGCCGTTGCAGGACACCGCGCGGATCGACGGGGCGGACGGCGTTTCGGCCATCCAGAACCCGTCCCTGCGCACCATCATGCTCGGCCTCAACGTGGGCGACGACGAGCTGGACGCTGCCCCCGGCTCCGGCTTCAACCCCCTGAAGGACGTGAAGGTCCGCAAGGCGCTGTGGCAGGCCATCGACATGGACGCCATCGCCGCCAAGGTGATGCGCGGCAAGGCCCGCGTCGCCGGCCTGATGATCGCCCCGCAGATTGCCGGCTACGTTGCCGAAGACGACGTGAAGCCGGAATACGACATGGACGCCGCCAAGAAGCTTCTGGCCGACGCCGGCTATGAAGACGGCTTCACCATGGGCCTCGACTGCCCCAACGACCGCTACGTCAACGACGAGGAAATCTGCCTCGCCATTGCGTCCATGTGGAAGAATCTCGGCGTGGACGTGAAGCTCACCACCCAGACCAAGGGCAACCACTTCCCCAAGGTCGATAATGGCGAGACCGACGCTTACATGATCGGCTGGGCGACGCTGCCGGCCATGGACGGCTACAGCCCCGTGCGCGCCATGCTCGCCACCCGTGACGGCGAGATGGGCGGCAACAACCCCAACGGCTACTCCAACGCGCGGGTCGACGAGATCGCCAAGCTCGCCGGCGAGGAAACCGACGACGAGAAGCGCCTTGCGATGATCTCCGAAGCCATCCGCATCGCGCGCGACGAGATCGCCTTCATCCCGCTCCACCAGCAGCCGCTGGCTTGGGCTGCGCGCGACAATGTCGAGCTGATCCAGTTCCCGGACAACTACTTCCGGGCCTGGCACTACAAGGTCAACTGA
- a CDS encoding ring-opening amidohydrolase, which produces MPRARVTRLSMAAPDDTAPIRAAIAGGEIDPGAIRAIFAKTEGNGCVNDFTRAFAVQSLRLMLGAHLPADAVAEIAMVMSGGTEGALAPHWLVFEALPDDGPGENALAVGVHTTRDLAPEEIGRNAQVALVASGVRAAMATAGIENAEDVHFVQVKCPLITAERTAAAVARGATVATGDTLKSMGFSRGAASLGVALALGEIDTPSDDAITTDRTLFSGRASASAGIELMANEIVVLGHAPSWRGPCRIDHAVMADAADGRALAGIFARTGLSDDAFLSSAARERVICVLAKAEPSSTGRLRGHRHTMLDDSDISPTRHARGFVAGVLAGLVGHAELFVSGGAEHQGPDGGGPVAVIYRTA; this is translated from the coding sequence ATGCCACGAGCAAGGGTGACCCGCCTGTCCATGGCCGCGCCGGATGACACGGCCCCCATCCGCGCGGCCATCGCCGGAGGCGAGATCGACCCCGGCGCCATCAGGGCGATCTTCGCCAAGACGGAGGGCAATGGCTGCGTCAACGACTTCACGCGGGCCTTTGCCGTCCAGTCGCTGCGGCTGATGCTGGGCGCGCACCTTCCGGCCGATGCCGTCGCCGAAATTGCGATGGTGATGTCCGGTGGCACGGAAGGCGCCCTCGCCCCGCACTGGCTGGTGTTCGAGGCGCTGCCCGACGATGGTCCGGGCGAAAACGCACTCGCCGTCGGCGTCCACACCACACGCGATCTGGCGCCGGAGGAGATCGGCCGCAACGCGCAGGTGGCGCTGGTTGCCAGCGGCGTGCGCGCCGCCATGGCAACCGCCGGTATCGAGAACGCCGAGGACGTCCACTTCGTACAGGTGAAATGCCCGCTGATCACAGCGGAACGCACGGCTGCAGCGGTAGCCCGCGGGGCAACGGTAGCAACAGGCGACACGCTGAAATCCATGGGGTTTTCCCGCGGCGCCGCATCGCTCGGCGTGGCACTGGCGCTGGGCGAGATCGACACGCCAAGCGATGACGCCATCACCACCGACCGGACGCTGTTCAGCGGGCGGGCCAGCGCCTCGGCGGGGATAGAGCTGATGGCCAACGAGATTGTCGTCCTCGGCCACGCGCCGTCGTGGCGCGGACCGTGCCGGATCGACCATGCGGTGATGGCGGACGCTGCCGACGGCCGCGCCCTCGCCGGCATTTTCGCCCGCACCGGCCTTAGCGATGATGCATTTCTCAGCAGCGCTGCCCGCGAACGCGTCATCTGCGTGCTGGCGAAGGCGGAGCCGTCATCCACAGGCCGGCTGCGCGGCCACCGCCACACGATGCTCGACGATTCCGATATTTCGCCGACCCGGCATGCGCGCGGCTTTGTCGCGGGCGTGCTGGCGGGCCTCGTCGGCCACGCGGAGCTGTTCGTGTCCGGCGGCGCGGAACACCAGGGGCCGGACGGCGGCGGGCCGGTCGCCGTCATCTACCGCACGGCATGA
- a CDS encoding LysR family transcriptional regulator produces the protein MKASNLTLRQLRLFIAVAENGSFVAAAGSLGLSQPALSQSVRQLEAEVGAPLFVRTTRKVQLTAVGLSLLPQARALLASLDTMAHDIEDLVARRRGRVVVACVPSLAWRLMPPVLAMITDMYPGITIEVRDMRMRQIKDAVRSGEADLGLGSTPGPGEELAFVEMARDRFHAVFPRGHPLETAPRMTWHELARHPFIMMSADTAIRDIVDEMGGPGQVDFKIVAELSNLATVNGYIQQGVGVTALPGIALPRDDHSRLAHRLLVEPEIGRTIAALWREEVGLSPAAATIVRSIAACGAAGTIAGSGTNLDWLEFALPEP, from the coding sequence ATGAAGGCGTCCAATCTCACCCTCCGGCAGCTGCGCCTCTTCATTGCCGTGGCCGAGAATGGCAGCTTCGTCGCGGCGGCTGGGTCGCTCGGCCTCTCTCAGCCGGCACTCAGCCAGAGCGTCCGCCAGCTGGAAGCGGAGGTGGGGGCCCCCCTTTTCGTGCGGACCACACGCAAGGTGCAGCTGACCGCCGTGGGCCTCAGCCTCTTGCCGCAGGCCCGCGCGCTTCTCGCCAGCCTCGACACCATGGCCCACGACATCGAGGACCTTGTGGCCCGCCGCCGGGGCCGCGTTGTGGTGGCGTGCGTGCCATCGCTGGCCTGGCGCCTGATGCCCCCGGTGCTCGCCATGATCACCGACATGTACCCCGGCATCACCATCGAGGTGCGCGACATGCGGATGCGGCAGATCAAGGATGCCGTGCGCAGCGGCGAGGCCGACCTCGGGCTCGGCAGCACCCCTGGCCCCGGTGAGGAGCTGGCCTTTGTGGAAATGGCACGGGACCGTTTCCATGCCGTGTTTCCGCGCGGCCATCCGCTCGAAACGGCCCCCCGGATGACGTGGCATGAACTCGCCCGCCACCCGTTCATCATGATGAGCGCCGACACCGCCATTCGCGACATCGTCGACGAGATGGGCGGACCCGGCCAGGTCGATTTCAAGATCGTGGCGGAACTGTCCAACCTTGCAACGGTCAATGGCTACATCCAGCAGGGCGTCGGCGTGACGGCGCTTCCGGGCATTGCGCTGCCGCGAGACGATCATTCGCGGCTTGCCCACAGGCTGCTGGTGGAGCCGGAGATCGGCCGCACCATTGCAGCACTTTGGCGCGAAGAGGTCGGCCTCTCACCTGCCGCGGCGACGATCGTGCGATCCATCGCCGCGTGCGGCGCGGCCGGCACAATCGCCGGCTCCGGCACCAACCTCGACTGGCTGGAGTTCGCGCTGCCGGAGCCGTGA
- a CDS encoding hydantoinase B/oxoprolinase family protein, with amino-acid sequence MALDQLKLEVLWNRLIATVNEQAAALMRTSFTSIVREAGDLSAGVFDRRGRMVAQAVTGTPGHINAMATCMHHLLGAYPVDTLNEGDVLITNDPWMTAGQLNDITIVTPVFKNGRCVGFFGNCCHALDIGGRGLSADSREIFEEGLQIPILKLYDAGKPNETLYALLKANVRTPEEVMGDLHSQVVGNEVGARQLLAFMADFGLDDIEEVADAIVERSEAAMRDRIAALPDGTYGFEMMTDGFDTPIKLVCTVTIAGTELTVDYEGTSDAVDRGINVALNYSAAYTTYGIKCAISPDIPNNEGSFRPVKVTAPLGSILNCQHPSPVAGRHLVGHFLPSLVFGALEEILPEKVMAASFDALWDSQVYGDRPEGGRFAYVWFAAGGVGAIHGRDGMSATAFPSAIAGIQSEMIEALVPIFIAKRELVADSGGAGRWRGGLAQSFTLGVRGGKPFTFSGLYDRMHHAAAGLAGGQPGAVGKITTRSGDPLRAKTRNTLPGDEEVTLELPGGGGYGNPHERPADSVRADVEAGYVSAERARSDYGVAIDPKSLAIDEAETARLRAAMAAA; translated from the coding sequence ATGGCCCTCGACCAGCTCAAGCTCGAAGTCCTGTGGAACCGGCTGATCGCCACCGTCAACGAGCAGGCCGCCGCGTTGATGCGCACGTCCTTCACCTCCATCGTGCGCGAGGCGGGCGACCTCTCCGCCGGCGTGTTCGACCGGCGCGGGCGGATGGTGGCGCAGGCCGTCACCGGCACGCCCGGCCACATCAACGCCATGGCCACCTGCATGCATCACCTTCTGGGTGCGTACCCGGTAGACACGCTGAACGAGGGCGACGTCCTCATCACCAACGACCCGTGGATGACGGCCGGCCAGCTCAACGACATCACCATCGTCACGCCGGTCTTCAAGAACGGACGCTGCGTCGGCTTCTTCGGCAATTGCTGCCATGCGCTCGACATCGGCGGCCGCGGCCTCTCCGCCGACAGCCGCGAGATCTTTGAAGAAGGCCTCCAGATTCCGATCCTGAAGCTCTACGACGCCGGCAAGCCCAACGAGACGCTGTATGCGCTGCTCAAGGCCAACGTGCGCACGCCGGAAGAGGTGATGGGCGACCTCCACAGCCAGGTGGTCGGCAACGAGGTCGGCGCGCGGCAGCTCCTCGCCTTCATGGCCGACTTTGGCCTCGACGATATCGAGGAGGTGGCCGACGCCATCGTCGAGCGTTCCGAGGCCGCCATGCGCGACCGGATTGCCGCGCTGCCCGACGGCACCTACGGCTTCGAGATGATGACGGACGGCTTCGACACGCCGATCAAGCTCGTCTGCACCGTCACCATCGCCGGCACCGAGCTGACGGTGGACTACGAAGGCACGTCGGACGCGGTGGACCGGGGCATCAACGTGGCGCTCAACTACAGCGCCGCCTACACCACCTACGGCATCAAGTGCGCCATCTCGCCGGACATTCCCAACAACGAGGGGAGCTTTCGGCCCGTGAAGGTGACGGCCCCCCTGGGCTCCATCCTCAACTGCCAGCACCCGAGCCCGGTGGCGGGCCGGCATCTGGTCGGCCATTTCCTCCCCAGCCTCGTCTTCGGCGCGCTGGAGGAAATCCTGCCCGAAAAGGTGATGGCAGCGAGCTTCGATGCCCTCTGGGATTCGCAGGTCTACGGCGACCGGCCGGAAGGCGGGCGCTTTGCCTATGTGTGGTTTGCAGCTGGCGGCGTCGGCGCGATCCACGGGCGGGACGGAATGTCGGCGACGGCGTTTCCCTCGGCCATCGCGGGCATCCAGTCCGAGATGATCGAGGCGCTGGTGCCGATCTTCATCGCCAAGCGCGAGCTTGTTGCCGATTCCGGCGGGGCAGGGCGCTGGCGCGGGGGTCTGGCGCAGTCGTTCACGCTGGGTGTGCGCGGCGGCAAGCCGTTCACCTTTTCCGGCCTTTACGACCGGATGCACCATGCCGCGGCCGGGCTTGCCGGCGGCCAGCCGGGTGCGGTGGGCAAGATCACCACCCGCTCCGGCGACCCGCTGCGCGCCAAAACCCGCAACACGCTCCCCGGCGACGAGGAGGTGACGCTGGAGCTTCCCGGCGGCGGCGGCTACGGCAACCCGCACGAGCGGCCTGCGGACAGCGTGCGCGCGGATGTGGAGGCAGGCTATGTGTCGGCCGAGCGCGCGCGGTCGGACTACGGCGTTGCGATCGACCCCAAATCACTCGCCATCGATGAGGCGGAAACCGCAAGGCTGCGCGCGGCCATGGCGGCGGCGTAG
- a CDS encoding hydantoinase/oxoprolinase family protein: MSYRIGADIGGTFTDLVMVDDAGTAFHVAKVLTTPAEPDRAVLDGVDTLLAGNGVSAEAVGHLIHGTTLFTNALIERKGAKTALITTRGFRDAVEIAREYRFDMYDLWMERPDPIAPRHLRLEVDERILADGTVKTELDEASVEALIPGLREAGVEAVAVCLLHAYRNAAHEQRIGEILAEKLPEVAVSLSSEVNPEIREYDRASTTLANVYVKKIADEYLHRLEERLREKGVPGALYVMQSQGGACDIATATSLPIRLVESGPAAGALAAAAYGKLIGASDLLSFDMGGTTAKACLILDGEPLIAPEFEVDRKYRFKKGSGLPVKVPVIEMIEIGAGGGSLVTRDALGRLQVGPQSAGAVPGPVSYNRGGTQPTVTDADLVLGYLDPAFFLGGTMALDVDGAREALRKTVGEPLGIGAEAAAWGVHRLVNENMASAARIHAVERGKEADKLPLFAFGGAGPVHAFGVATILGSPQVVYPLGAGVMSAAGLLAAPLSFDFVRTMPAGLEAMDWAAINNALTEMEAAGRKVIGRSVPEDAITYRRTADVRYRRQGYDLTVQVPGGTLGEDSAATIQAAFEDAYRAIYGQTPTNVELDVISWRVVAAGPTPRLVLPSAATAAGDATAAIKGHRKIFRADSETMEEVAVYDRYALGVGATFKGPAIVEERESTVVLNGPCRATVDTHANLIVDMPTSAKGDA; this comes from the coding sequence ATGAGCTATCGCATCGGCGCGGACATCGGCGGCACCTTCACCGACCTCGTGATGGTCGACGATGCCGGCACCGCCTTCCATGTCGCCAAGGTGCTGACGACGCCCGCCGAGCCCGACCGCGCGGTGCTGGACGGCGTCGACACCCTGCTCGCGGGCAACGGCGTTTCGGCCGAAGCCGTCGGCCACCTCATCCACGGCACCACGCTGTTCACCAACGCGCTGATCGAGCGCAAGGGCGCGAAGACGGCGCTGATCACAACCCGCGGCTTCCGCGACGCGGTGGAGATCGCCCGCGAGTACCGCTTCGACATGTACGACCTCTGGATGGAGCGGCCCGACCCCATCGCCCCCCGCCACCTTCGCCTTGAGGTCGACGAGCGCATCCTCGCCGACGGCACGGTCAAGACCGAACTCGACGAAGCCTCGGTCGAAGCGCTGATCCCGGGCCTTCGCGAGGCCGGCGTCGAGGCCGTGGCGGTCTGCCTTCTCCACGCCTACCGCAACGCTGCGCACGAACAGCGCATCGGCGAGATTCTCGCCGAAAAGCTGCCCGAGGTCGCCGTGTCGCTGTCGTCCGAGGTGAACCCCGAGATCCGCGAATACGACCGCGCGTCCACCACGCTCGCCAACGTCTACGTCAAGAAGATCGCCGACGAGTATCTGCACCGGCTGGAAGAGCGGCTGCGCGAGAAGGGCGTCCCCGGCGCGCTTTACGTGATGCAGAGCCAGGGCGGCGCGTGCGATATCGCGACGGCAACCTCGCTCCCCATCCGCCTCGTGGAGTCCGGCCCTGCAGCGGGGGCGCTGGCCGCCGCCGCCTACGGCAAGCTGATCGGCGCCAGCGACCTGTTGTCGTTCGACATGGGCGGCACCACCGCCAAGGCGTGCCTCATTCTGGATGGCGAACCGCTGATCGCACCGGAATTCGAGGTCGACCGCAAATACCGCTTCAAGAAGGGTTCGGGCCTGCCGGTAAAGGTGCCGGTGATCGAGATGATCGAGATTGGCGCGGGCGGCGGCAGCCTCGTCACCCGCGACGCGCTGGGCCGCCTGCAGGTCGGCCCGCAGAGCGCAGGCGCCGTGCCGGGGCCGGTCAGCTACAACCGCGGCGGCACCCAGCCCACCGTGACCGACGCCGACCTGGTGCTCGGCTACCTCGACCCTGCCTTCTTCCTCGGCGGCACCATGGCGCTTGACGTGGACGGCGCGCGCGAGGCGCTGCGCAAAACCGTCGGCGAGCCGCTCGGCATCGGCGCGGAAGCTGCCGCATGGGGCGTCCACCGCCTCGTCAACGAGAACATGGCGTCCGCCGCCCGTATCCACGCCGTGGAGCGCGGCAAGGAGGCCGACAAGCTGCCGCTGTTCGCGTTCGGCGGCGCGGGGCCTGTCCACGCCTTCGGCGTTGCGACCATCCTCGGCTCGCCGCAGGTGGTCTATCCGCTCGGCGCGGGTGTGATGTCCGCCGCAGGGCTTCTCGCGGCGCCGCTGTCGTTCGACTTCGTGCGCACGATGCCCGCCGGGCTTGAGGCGATGGACTGGGCCGCCATCAACAATGCGCTCACCGAGATGGAAGCCGCCGGCCGCAAGGTCATCGGCCGCTCGGTGCCGGAAGACGCCATCACCTACCGCCGCACCGCAGACGTGCGCTACCGCCGCCAGGGCTACGACCTCACCGTCCAGGTGCCGGGCGGGACGCTCGGCGAAGACAGCGCCGCCACGATCCAGGCCGCCTTCGAAGACGCCTACCGCGCCATCTACGGCCAGACCCCCACCAACGTGGAGCTGGACGTGATCTCGTGGCGCGTCGTTGCCGCAGGCCCCACGCCGCGTCTGGTCCTCCCAAGCGCCGCCACCGCGGCGGGCGACGCCACCGCCGCCATCAAGGGTCACAGAAAAATCTTCCGCGCCGACAGCGAGACGATGGAAGAGGTCGCCGTCTACGACCGCTATGCGCTGGGCGTCGGCGCCACCTTCAAGGGGCCGGCCATCGTGGAGGAGCGGGAAAGCACCGTGGTGCTGAACGGCCCCTGCCGCGCCACCGTCGACACTCACGCCAACCTTATCGTCGACATGCCGACCAGCGCCAAGGGAGACGCCTGA
- a CDS encoding ABC transporter ATP-binding protein, with product MSQPAVTAQNLAVDYAAAAATLLGPARKIRAVEGVSFAIAKGETLGLVGESGSGKSTVGRAILRRTPLAEGRVLLDGEDITHTRGRALQRLRGKMQLVLQDPYASLNPRMRVAEIVAEPLIVHRRVKSRAEANARVADILRLVGLPDDAHARFPHAFSGGQRQRIGIARALALEPQLIVADEPVSALDVSVRAQVINLMQDLQERLGLSYLFIAHDLAIVRHISHRIAILYAGRLVEIAARDAIYTAPRHPYTEALLAAVPVADPSVVRAERDHGAAPAELPDLANPPPGCLYAMRCPLATDQCRREAPPLTEKAPGHLAACWHR from the coding sequence ATGAGCCAGCCTGCCGTCACCGCCCAGAACCTGGCTGTCGACTACGCCGCGGCGGCCGCCACCCTTCTCGGCCCCGCGCGCAAAATCCGCGCTGTGGAGGGCGTCAGCTTCGCCATCGCCAAGGGGGAGACGCTGGGGTTGGTGGGCGAGTCCGGCTCCGGCAAATCCACGGTTGGCCGCGCGATCCTCCGCCGCACGCCGCTCGCCGAAGGCCGCGTCCTTCTGGACGGCGAGGACATCACCCACACAAGGGGCCGCGCGCTCCAGCGTCTGCGCGGAAAGATGCAGCTGGTGCTCCAGGACCCCTACGCCAGCCTCAACCCACGGATGCGCGTGGCCGAAATTGTCGCCGAACCGCTTATCGTCCACCGCCGGGTAAAATCCCGCGCGGAGGCGAATGCGCGGGTGGCGGACATCCTGCGCCTTGTTGGCCTGCCGGACGATGCCCATGCGCGCTTTCCGCATGCCTTTTCGGGCGGGCAGCGGCAGCGCATCGGCATTGCGCGAGCGCTGGCGCTGGAGCCGCAGCTGATTGTGGCCGACGAGCCGGTTTCGGCGCTGGACGTGTCGGTCCGCGCGCAGGTCATCAACCTGATGCAGGACCTGCAGGAGCGGCTCGGCCTCTCCTACCTCTTCATTGCGCACGACCTTGCCATCGTGCGCCATATCTCGCACCGCATCGCGATCCTCTACGCCGGCCGCCTCGTCGAGATTGCGGCGCGCGACGCCATCTACACGGCGCCGCGCCACCCCTACACCGAGGCGCTGCTGGCCGCGGTGCCGGTGGCGGACCCGTCCGTCGTCCGTGCGGAGCGCGACCATGGCGCTGCCCCCGCCGAGCTGCCGGATCTTGCGAACCCGCCGCCCGGCTGCCTTTATGCAATGCGATGCCCGCTGGCGACCGACCAGTGCCGCAGGGAGGCGCCACCGCTGACCGAAAAGGCGCCCGGCCATCTCGCCGCCTGCTGGCACCGATGA